A genome region from Anopheles stephensi strain Indian chromosome 2, UCI_ANSTEP_V1.0, whole genome shotgun sequence includes the following:
- the LOC118505030 gene encoding uncharacterized protein LOC118505030, with translation MYRFPKCWTLLLIVVATVTGISAEDVLTCPNGWKLRGLHCYKYFNVKHSWEKSATLCKRYGSELVTVDSYDENNATYSIATSSEYRTRNNVKYWLGFASLDDLRTNTLESTSGDLFSQYSGFWAINEPNPMAGECVSANLGPTEQSWELRSCETLLPFMCKARACPQQSFHCSNGACINQAYKCDGNDDCGDGSDELDCSANCNIYMASGGDVIESPNFPQKYTSLRSCKWTLEGPQGSNIILQFQEFDTEKNFDTVQILVGSRTEDTAVSLATLSGKSDVPNRTFITASNFMIIKFTSDGSVEKKGFRATWKTEPQTCGGVLQASKQEQYLKSPGFPQAYPGGIECLYVISARKGYTVSLDVQELDLNADSDFLLIRDGESAHDKPIAKLTGTIESKPSRVIISTGNKLYLYFSTSLAQPAKGFSIRYVEGCTAVVNAANGTVTSPAYNLSPYPNNQECYFVIKNPSGKPLSMRFVDFDVHRSDLVQVFDGPSTSGVRLHAGNGFTDSNAPKITLTASSGKMLLKFITDALYNGKGWSAEFSADCPELKPGIGAIASSRDTAFGTVINFTCPVGQEFATGKNRITTVCQNGGNWSISYIPDCQEVYCGPVPQIDNGFSFKTSNVTYRGIATYQCYAGFAFGSGLATETISCLADGTWERQPACMASQCPPLPEVAHANVTVLNGGGRSYGTIISYECIPGYVRTGRPILICMSNGQWSSPVPSCSRKQCYKIPEIQNGYVVDKTREYYYGDEARVQCYKGYRLIGSHTVKCSEQQDFSNVPVCEDIDECQTSQCDASSTECMNAAGSFHCKCKTGYTSSMECRPVVDLGLSNGGISDDSVTVSSTASGYEKGMIRLNSVGWCGNGKERGSNWVIIDLKAPTIVRGFRTMSVQRMDGALAFTSAIRLEYSDDISDVFKDYANPDGTAVEFRILEPTLSILNLPMPIEARYIKFKIQDFVVAPCIKLELMGCTRLDCLDVNECAKDNGGCNQKCVNSPGSYKCACNFGYELFRQNGTEGFFIERHETGELDGDVYQRNKTCVRKMCPALSDPENGKLLSSELQHHFGDVVRFHCNFGYVLSGSSSLACMSNGNWNASMPKCLSAKCVSLPDDEKEGLFVKRGDQNDILVPFNENVTLECTTSGKQIGKTAISTFRQCVFDPQPGYPDYWLSGVLPTCSRADCGVPMPTAGAEYGQYADTKYMSSFFFGCQNTFKLAGQTTMNDNVVRCQANGVWDFGDLRCEGPVCVDPGRPNDGFQVANSYEQSSEVLFGCSRAGYILINPRPITCVKQPECKTIKPIGISSGLIPDSAINATSERPNYEAKNVRLNSVTGWCGKHETFTYVSVDLGKVYRVKALLVKGVVTNDIVGRPTEIRFFYKQSEKEDYVVYFPNFNLTKRDPGNYGELAMITLPKYVQARFVILGIVSYMDNPCLKFELMGCEEPAADPLLGYDYGYSPCVDNEPPIFQNCPQQPILVKRGPNGEVLPLNFTEPTALDNSGSIARLEVKPPHFKTTAYVLENTVVKYIAYDYDGNVAICEINITVPDITPPLLDCPQSFVIELGEKQANYYVNFNDTIKRVKTSDSSGDVRIEYVPESASIPLGGFRNVTVVASDKYNNKATCNFQVSVQPTQCVDWDLQAPGNGDIKCTTQESGGVECEATCNPGFRFTDADKKKVFMCKKGRFWKPSSVVPDCVSENTQRADYQVVATTTYRANGVVSEQCLPQYQEQTAKHFASLSSVLSQRCSAVYVNMNVTILKSVPRLLEENVVQMDFILLIDPAVKQPQLYDLCGSTLNLIFDLSVPYASAAIEPLSNVKSIGNECPPLRALKSAISRGFTCGVGEVLNMDTNDVPRCLHCPAGTYAGENQKTCSPCSKGFYQHRERQGSCLKCPVGTYTKEDGSKAVQDCVPICGYGTYSPTGLVPCLECPRNSFSATPPLGGFRDCQACPSGTFTYQPAAQSETDCRRKCAAGTYSHTGLAPCSPCPKNYYQKSEGATSCSECPSGRRTDTVGSVTADDCKPITCNENSCQHGGLCVPLGHDIHCFCPAGFSGTRCEIDIDECASQPCYNGGTCKDLPQGYECRCARGYSGINCQEAKSDCDADPCPARAMCKDEPGFGNYTCMCRSGYTGENCDITIDPCTAGENPCGNGATCIALQQGRFRCECTPGWEGQLCSINTDDCAEKPCLLGANCTDMVNDFSCACPPGFTGKRCQEKINLCLSEPCNHGMCVDRYFYHECVCNPGWEGAGCDINVDECESSPCENGGVCTDMINDYQCSCADGYTGKNCQHTVDDCESAPCQNGGTCVDRLDGFSCQCRPGFVGVQCETDRNECLSDPCNPIGTEKCMDRENAFECVCRQGFDGKLCDNDIDDCEYAPCQNGGTCLDRVGGFECQCPAGWTGERCNVQVTACDVERPCKNDAECIDLFEDFFCVCPSGTDGKKCETAPDRCIGQPCMHEGQCKDYGSGLNCSCSMDFTGVGCQYEFDACEAGTCQNGATCVDRGSGYQCICPPGYTGKNCEHDQVDCKDNSCPPGAVCIDLNNDFYCQCPFNLTGDDCRKSVQIDYDLYFSDPYHSSASQVVPFYTTASDSLTLAMWVQFAQKDDTGIFITLYSANAPNVITKRRTMLQAHSSGVQVSFFEDLQDVFLPFKEYSTINDGQWHHIAVVWNGKTGQLMLITEGFIASKAEYGVNRVLPKYCWPVLGAPLMDGKGKEAYSDLGFQGKLTKVQIWSRALDVTNEIQKQVRDCRSEPVLYKNLILNWAGYEQTLGGVQRSVPSTCGQKKCKPGYAGANCQQLQVDREPPQVEYCPSDLWVVAKNGSTAVSWEEPRFTDNIGISKIVERNGHRSGETLLWGIYDVMYLAYDAAGNTASCAFKVTIVAEFCPALADPLGGSQSCKDWGAGGQFKVCEIACNPGMKFSQIVPRFYTCGSEGFWRPTAHPNVPLVYPSCSPTKPAQRLIRIQMQFPSDVLCNEAGQGVLRQRIKNAINALNRDWNLCSYSMEGSRECRNVEIDVRCDRNRHPNIVKRQTVLQISPNPESAYAINATIPIKSEIVSNSNGQRLNTLNLLEKLILEDNQFAVQDILPNTFGDASSLNLVTEYACPQGQVVSEPDCVPCAVGTFYNTTSKTCLPCPEGSYQPEIGQIQCKSCPKIAGRPGVTALNGARSAVECKERCAAGKYLDTVTGLCQPCGFGYYQPNEGSFSCEICGLGRTTRTPEATSKSECRDECSSGMQLGLEGKCEPCPRGTYRKQGVHASCLACPNGRTTAKLGSSNVEECSLPICSPGTYLNGTLNVCVECRKGFYQSEYQQTSCIPCPPNHTTRSTAANNKNECINPCEDVSDGSPRCDPNAFCILIPETSDFKCECKPGFNGTGMECSDMCNGFCENSGHCVKDAKGLPSCRCKGSFTGTKCTERSEFAYIAGGVAATVIFIILIVLLIWMICARANRKRDPKKIISPAADQTGSQVNFYYGAHTPYAESIAPSHHSTYAHYYDDEEDGWEMPNFYNETYLKDDQFIGVQGANGKLNSLARSNASLYGTKDDLYDRLKRHAYTGKKDKSDTDSEEH, from the exons ATGTACAGGTTCCCTAAATGTTGGACCCTGCTGCTGATAGTCGTAGCTACCGTAACGGGAATATCCGCTGAG GATGTACTTACCTGCCCAAATG GTTGGAAACTGCGGGGGTTACACTGCTACAAGTACTTCAATGTGAAACATTCGTGGGAAAAGTCGGCCACGCTATGTAAAAG GTACGGTTCCGAGCTGGTGACGGTGGATTCGTACGATGAGAACAACGCCACGTACAGCATTGCGACCAGCAGCGAGTATCGGACGCGAAACAATGTCAAGTACTGGCTCGGGTTCGCGTCGCTGGACGATCTGCGAACGAACACGCTCGAGTCCACCTCGGGCGATCTGTTCTCGCAGTATTCCGGCTTTTGGGCAATCAACGAACCGAACCCGATGGCGGGCGAGTGTGTGTCCGCGAATCTGGGCCCGACCGAGCAGAGCTGGGAACTGCGTTCCTGCGAAACGCTGCTCCCGTTCATGTGTAAGGCGCGAGCCTGTCCACAGCAATCGTTCCACTGTTCGAACGGTGCGTGCATCAATCAGGCGTACAAGTGCGATGGAAACGATGACTGCGGGGATGGCAGCGATGAGCTGGACTGTAGTGCGAACTGTAACATCTACATGGCATCGGGCGGTGATGTGATTGAATCGCCCAACTTCCCACAAAAGTACACCTCGCTCAGGTCTTGCAAGTGGACACTGGAAGGTCCGCAGGGTAGCAACATCATACTGCAGTTCCAGGAGTTCGATACGGAGAAAAACTTTGACACGGTGCAGATACTGGTCGGCAGTCGGACGGAAGATACGGCCGTGTCGCTTGCCACCCTTTCCGGGAAGAGTGATGTCCCGAACCGGACGTTCATCACGGCGTCCAACTTCATGATCATCAAGTTCACGTCCGACGGCAGTGTGGAGAAGAAGGGCTTCCGGGCTACGTGGAAGACGGAACCGCAGACGTGCGGTGGTGTGTTGCAGGCTAGCAAGCAGGAACAGTACCTCAAGAGTCCCGGATTCCCGCAGGCTTATCCGGGAGGAATCGAATGTCTGTACGTGATAAGCGCACGGAAGGGCTACACGGTGTCGCTCGATGTGCAGGAGCTAGATCTTAACGCGGACAGTGACTTCCTGCTGATCCGTGATGGGGAGAGCGCACACGATAAGCCGATCGCGAAGTTAACCGGCACGATCGAATCGAAACCGAGCCGTGTGATCATTTCCACCGGCAACAAGCTGTATCTGTACTTTAGCACCTCGCTTGCGCAGCCGGCTAAAGGATTCAGCATACGCTACGTGGAGGGTTGTACTGCGGTGGTTAATGCTGCGAACGGAACGGTAACTTCGCCCGCTTACAATCTTTCGCCCTATCCGAACAATCAGGAGTGTTACTTCGTGATCAAGAACCCGTCCGGCAAGCCACTGTCGATGCGTTTCGTCGACTTTGATGTGCATCGGTCGGATTTGGTGCAGGTGTTCGATGGACCTTCTACGTCCGGTGTGCGGCTGCACGCTGGCAACGGGTTCACGGATAGTAACGCGCCGAAGATCACGCTGACGGCTTCCTCCGGCAAGATGCTGCTGAAGTTCATCACCGATGCACTATACAATGGAAAGGG TTGGTCCGCGGAGTTTTCTGCTGACTGTCCCGAGCTCAAACCGGGCATTGGCGCGATCGCTAGCAGTCGCGATACTGCGTTCGGTACAGTGATCAACTTTACCTGCCCTGTTGGACAAGAGTTCGCGACGGGTAAGAACCGCATTACGACCGTGTGTCAGAACGGTGGCAACTGGAGCATCAGCTACATTCCCGACTGTCAAG AGGTTTACTGTGGACCAGTGCCACAAATCGACAACGGCTTCTCGTTCAAAACGTCCAAcgtgacgtaccgaggcattgccaCCTACCAGTGCTATGCCGGGTTTGCTTTCGGGTCCGGTCTTGCCACGGAAACGATTTCCTGTCTGGCTGACGGTACCTGGGAACGGCAGCCGGCTTGTATGGCATCGCAGTGCCCACCGCTGCCGGAGGTAGCCCACGCAAACGTGACGGTACTGAACGGCGGAGGCCGCAGCTACGGTACGATCATCAGCTACGAATGCATCCCCGGATACGTGCGCACCGGCCGTCCCATCTTGATCTGCATGTCCAACGGACAGTGGAGCAGTCCCGTGCCGAGCTGTTCCCGCAAACAGTGCTACAA AATACCGGAAATTCAGAACGGGTACGTGGTGGACAAGACGCGCGAGTACTACTACGGCGATGAGGCACGCGTCCAGTGCTACAAGGGCTACCGTTTGATTGGCTCGCACACTGTCAAGTGCAGTGAGCAGCAAGACTTCTCTAATGTTCCGGTCTGTGAAG ATATTGATGAATGTCAAACGTCACAGTGTGATGCGTCATCGACCGAGTGTATGAATGCGGCCGGCTCGTTCCATTGCAAGTGTAAGACGGGTTACACCTCGTCCATGGAATGCCGACCGGTGGTCGATCTGGGCCTCTCGAACGGTGGCATATCGGATGACAGCGTAACGGTGTCATCCACCGCAAGTGGCTACGAAAAAGGC ATGATTCGCCTCAACTCGGTGGGCTGGTGCGGCAATGGTAAGGAGCGTGGATCGAACTGGGTGATTATCGACCTGAAAGCACCGACCATTGTCCGCGGCTTCCGCACGATGTCCGTGCAGCGGATGGACGGTGCGTTGGCATTCACCTCGGCGATACGGCTCGAATACTCGGACGACATATCGGATGTGTTCAAGGACTACGCCAATCCGGACGGTACGGCGGTCGAGTTCCGCATACTGGAACCGACCCTCTCGATACTGAACCTGCCGATGCCGATCGAAGCGCGGTACATCAAGTTCAAGATACAAGACTTTGTCGTTGCACCGTGCATTAAGCTGGAGCTGATGGGTTGCACCCGGTTGGACTGCTTGGACGTGAACGAGTGCGCCAAGGACAATGGTGGCTGTAACCAGAAGTGCGTCAACTCGCCCGGCTCGTACAAGTGTGCCTGTAACTTTGGCTACGAACTGTTCCGTCAGAATGGAACCGAAGG ATTCTTCATCGAACGACACGAAACGGGCGAACTGGATGGGGACGTGTACCAGCGCAACAAGACCTGCGTGCGCAAGATGTGTCCTGCGCTGTCCGATCCGGAAAATGGCAAGCTGTTGAGCAGCGAGCTTCAGCATCACTTCGGCGATGTGGTCCGATTCCACTGCAACTTTGGATACGTGCTGTCGGGCAGCTCGTCGTTGGCGTGCATGTCCAACGGTAACTGGAACGCCTCCATGCCAAAGTGTTTGA GTGCCAAGTGTGTATCGCTGCCGGACGACGAGAAGGAAGGATTGTTCGTGAAGCGAGGCGATCAGAACGATATTCTGGTTCCGTTCAACGAGAATGTTACCCTGGAGTGTACCACATCCGGCAAGCAGATTGGCAAGACGGCCATCTCCACCTTCCGacagtgtgtgtttgatcCGCAGCCAGGCTATCCGGACTATTGGCTGTCCGGTGTGCTGCCAACCTGTTCCCGGGCGGACTGTGGCGTCCCGATGCCGACGGCCGGTGCCGAGTATGGGCAGTATGCCGACACCAAGTACATGAGCTCGTTCTTCTTCGGATGTCAGAACACCTTCAAGCTGGCCGGTCAGACGACCATGAACGATAACGTGGTCCGCTGTCAGGCGAACGGCGTTTGGGACTTTGGTGATCTTCGCTGCGAGGGACCGGTTTGTGTCGATCCCGGTCGTCCGAACGATGGATTCCAGGTGGCAAACAGCTATGAACAGAGTTCGGAAGTGTTGTTTGGATGTTCGCGTGCTGGCTACATTCTGATCAATCCACGGCCGATCACGTGCGTGAAGCAACCGGAGTGCAAGACAATCAAGCCGATCGGTATCTCCTCGGGACTCATCCCGGACAGTGCGATCAATGCGACATCCGAGCGACCGAACTACGAGGCGAAGAATGTGCGCCTGAACTCCGTTACCGGTTGGTGCGGCAAGCATGAAACGTTCACGTACGTGAGTGTGGACCTGGGCAAGGTTTACCGTGTGAAGGCTCTACTGGTGAAGGGAGTCGTAACGAACGATATCGTCGGCCGGCCGACCGAGATCCGCTTCTTCTACAAACAGTCCGAGAAGGAGGACTACGTCGTGTACTTCCCGAACTTTAACCTGACGAAGCGCGATCCGGGTAACTACGGTGAGTTGGCGATGATCACGCTGCCCAAGTACGTGCAGGCACGCTTCGTCATTCTCGGCATCGTGAGCTACATGGACAACCCGTGCCTGAAGTTTGAGCTGATGGGCTGTGAAGAACCCGCGGCTGATCCACTGCTCGGCTACGACTACGGATACTCGCCGTGCGTTGACAATGAACCACCAATCTTCCAGAACTGCCCACAGCAACCGATTCTCGTCAAGCGTGGTCCGAATGGCGAGGTTTTACCGCTCAACTTCACGGAACCGACGGCTCTCGATAACTCGGGCTCGATCGCACGGCTGGAGGTGAAACCGCCGCACTTCAAAACGACTGCCTACGTGCTGGAGAACACCGTGGTGAAGTACATCGCGTACGATTACGACGGCAACGTGGCGATCTGTGAGATCAACATCACGGTGCCGGACATTACGCCACCCCTGCTCGACTGTCCGCAGAGCTTCGTGATCGAGCTCGGAGAGAAGCAGGCAAACTACTACGTCAACTTCAACGACACGATCAAACGCGTCAAGACATCGGACAGTTCCGGCGATGTGCGGATCGAGTACGTGCCCGAATCGGCATCGATTCCGCTGGGTGGATTCCGCAACGTGACCGTTGTGGCGTCGGACAAGTACAACAACAAGGCCACCTGTAACTTCCAGGTGTCGGTACAGCCGACGCAGTGTGTCGATTGGGATCTGCAAGCACCGGGCAACGGTGACATCAAGTGTACTACGCAAGAGTCCGGTGGTGTCGAGTGTGAAGCTACCTGCAATCCTGGCTTCCGATTCACGGACGCCGACAAGAAGAAGGTGTTCATGTGCAAGAAGGGACGCTTCTGGAAGCCATCGTCCGTCGTGCCGGACTGTGTGTCGGAGAACACCCAGCGTGCGGATTATCAGGTGGTGGCCACCACAACGTACCGCGCGAATGGAGTCGTTTCGGAGCAGTGTCTCCCCCAGTACCAGGAACAGACGGCGAAACACTTTGCCAGCCTGAGCAGTGTGCTCAGCCAGCGCTGTTCGGCCGTTTACGTCAACATGAACGTTACCATCCTGAAGTCGGTGCCGCGCCTGCTCGAGGAGAACGTGGTGCAGATGGACTTCATTCTGCTGATCGACCCGGCCGTGAAGCAACCGCAGCTGTACGATCTTTGCGGATCCACGTTAAACCTGATCTTCGATCTGAGCGTACCGTACGCAAGCGCCGCCATCGAACCACTGTCGAACGTGAAATCGATCGGCAACGAGTGTCCTCCGCTGCGTGCACTGAAGAGCGCCATCTCGCGAGGATTCACGTGCGGCGTTGGCGAGGTGTTGAACATGGACACGAACGATGTGCCGCGCTGTCTGCACTGTCCGGCGGGCACGTATGCCGGCGAGAATCAGAAGACTTGCTCGCCCTGCTCGAAGGGCTTCTATCAGCACCGGGAACGGCAGGGTTCGTGTCTGAAGTGTCCGGTTGGAACGTACACCAAGGAGGACGGATCGAAGGCGGTACAGGACTGTGTGCCGATCTGTGGCTACGGAACGTACTCACCGACCGGATTGGTACCGTGTTTGGAGTGTCCACGCAACTCGTTCTCGGCGACACCTCCGCTGGGTGGCTTCCGCGATTGTCAGGCTTGCCCGAGCGGTACGTTCACCTATCAACCGGCGGCTCAGAGTGAGACCGACTGTCGGCGCAAGTGTGCGGCCGGCACGTACTCGCACACTGGACTGGCACCGTGCTCACCCTGCCCGAAGAATTACTACCAAAAGTCGGAGGGCGCCACTAGCTGCAGCGAGTGCCCTTCGGGACGTCGCACGGACACGGTTGGATCGGTAACGGCCGACGATTGTAAGCCGATCACGTGCAACGAAAACTCCTGCCAGCACGGTGGACTTTGCGTGCCGCTCGGACACGATATCCACTGCTTCTGCCCGGCTGGATTCTCGGGCACGCGGTGTGAGATCGACATCGATGAGTGTGCCTCGCAGCCGTGTTACAACGGGGGTACGTGTAAGGACCTTCCGCAAGGATACGAGTGTCGCTGTGCGCGTGGCTACTCGGGCATTAACTGTCAGGAGGCGAAGAGCGATTGCGATGCGGATCCGTGTCCTGCGCGTGCGATGTGCAAGGATGAACCGGGATTCGGCAACTACACCTGCATGTGCCGCAGTGGATACACCGGCGAGAACTGCGACATTACGATCGATCCGTGTACGGCTGGCGAAAACCCGTGCGGCAATGGTGCGACCTGCATTGCCCTGCAGCAGGGCCGATTCCGGTGCGAGTGTACACCGGGCTGGGAGGGACAGCTGTGCAGCATCAACACGGACGACTGTGCGGAGAAGCCGTGCCTGTTGGGTGCGAACTGTACGGACATGGTGAACGATTTCAGCTGCGCCTGTCCACCAGGATTCACCGGCAAGCGGTGTCAGGAGAAGATCAATCTGTGCCTGTCGGAGCCGTGCAACCATGGTATGTGTGTCGATCGGTACTTCTACCACGAGTGTGTCTGTAATCCGGGCTGGGAGGGTGCCGGTTGCGACATCAATGTGGACGAGTGTGAGAGCAGCCCGTGCGAGAACGGAGGCGTCTGTACGGACATGATCAACGACTATCAGTGTAGCTGTGCGGACGGGTACACGGGCAAGAACTGTCAGCATACGGTGGACGACTGCGAGAGTGCGCCGTGCCAGAACGGTGGTACGTGTGTCGATCGGTTGGATGGCTTCTCGTGCCAATGCCGGCCCGGATTCGTTGGAGTGCAGTGCGAGACGGATCGTAACGAGTGTTTGAGCGATCCGTGCAATCCGATCGGTACGGAGAAATGTATGGACCGGGAGAACGCGTTCGAGTGCGTCTGTCGGCAGGGCTTCGACGGTAAGCTGTGCGACAACGACATTGACGATTGTGAGTATGCGCCGTGCCAGAACGGAGGCACCTGCCTGGATCGTGTCGGCGGATTCGAATGTCAGTGTCCGGCTGGATGGACGGGTGAGCGTTGCAATGTGCAGGTGACGGCTTGTGATGTGGAGCGACCGTGCAAGAATGATGCAGAGTGTATCGACCTGTTCGAGGACTTCTTCTGCGTGTGTCCCAGCGGCACGGACGGCAAGAAGTGTGAGACGGCGCCGGATCGTTGTATCGGGCAGCCGTGCATGCATGAGGGCCAGTGCAAGGACTACGGTTCCGGATTGAACTGCTCCTGCTCGATGGACTTCACCGGCGTCGGATGTCAGTACGAGTTTGATGCCTGTGAGGCGGGAACCTGCCAAAATGGAGCTACCTGTGTGGATCGGGGAAGCGGCTATCAATGCATCTGTCCTCCGGGATACACCGGAAAGAACTGCGAGCACGATCAGGTGGACTGCAAGGACAACTCGTGCCCACCGGGAGCGGTTTGCATCGATCTGAACAACGACTTCTACTGCCAGTGTCCGTTCAACCTGACCGGAGACGATTGTCGGAAAT CGGTCCAGATTGATTACGATCTTTACTTCAGCGATCCGTACCACTCGTCCGCTTCGCAGGTTGTTCCATTCTACACGACCGCATCGGACAGTCTCACGCTGGCGATGTGGGTGCAGTTCGCCCAGAAGGACGATACCGGCATCTTCATCACGCTCTACTCTGCCAA CGCACCGAACGTGATCACCAAGCGCAGGACGATGCTGCAGGCCCACTCGAGCGGTGTGCAGGTATCATTCTTCGAGGACCTTCAGGATGTGTTCCTACCGTTCAAGGAGTACAGCACGATCAACGACGGCCAGTGGCATCATATTGCCGTGGTTTGGAACGGCAAAACGGGACAGCTGATGCTCATCACGGAGGGCTTCATTGCCAGCAAGGCTGAGTACGGCGTAAATCGGGTCCTTCCCAAATA CTGCTGGCCCGTACTTGGAGCTCCACTGATGGACGGTAAGGGCAAGGAAGCGTACAGCGATCTGGGATTCCAGGGTAAGCTGACCAAGGTGCAAATCTGGAGCCGAGCGCTGGATGTGACGAACGAGATCCAGAAGCAGGTGCGCGACTGTCGCAGCGAGCCGGTACTGTACAAGAACCTGATCCTCAACTGGGCCGGTTACGAGCAGACGCTCGGCGGTGTTCAGCGATCAGTACCGTCGACCTGTGGCCAGAAGAAATGTAAGCCGGGCTACGCCGGCGCAAACTGCCAACAGCTGCAGGTCGATCGTGAACCACCGCAAGTCGAGTACTGCCCGTCGGATCTGTGGGTGGTGGCCAAGAATGGATCAACCGCCGTCAGCTGGGAAGAGCCTCGCTTTACCGACAACATCGGCATCTCAAAGATTGTCGAACGCAACGGACACCGGTCGGGTGAAACGCTGCTGTGGGGAATTTACGACGTCATGTATCTGGCGTACGATGCCGCCGGAAATACTGCTTCGTGCGCGTTTAAGGTTACGATCGTGGCTGAGTTCTGTCCGGCGCTGGCCGATCCGCTCGGTGGTTCGCAAAGCTGCAAGGATTGGGGCGCCGGTGGTCAGTTTAAGGTGTGCGAGATTGCTTGCAATCCGGGCATGAAGTTCTCCCAGATTGTGCCCCGCTTCTATACCTGCGGCTCGGAAGGATTCTGGCGCCCGACGGCACATCCGAACGTGCCGCTCGTGTATCCGTCCTGCTCGCCGACCAAACCCGCCCAGCGGCTTATTCGCATCCAGATGCAGTTCCCGTCGGATGTGCTGTGTAACGAGGCGGGACAGGGTGTGTTGCGGCAGCGCATTAAGAACGCGATCAACGCGCTGAACCGAGACTGGAACCTGTGCTCGTACTCGATGGAAGGCTCGCGCGAATGTCGCAACGTGGAGATCGACGTGAGGTGCGACCGCAACCGACATCCGAACATTGTCAAGCGTCAGACGGTGCTGCAGATCTCACCGAACCCGGAGAGCGCGTACGCGATCAATGCAACGATTCCGATCAAGAG TGAAATCGTGAGCAACTCCAATGGCCAGCGCTTGAATACGTTGAACCTGCTCGAGAAGCTTATCCTGGAGGACAACCAGTTCGCGGTGCAGGACATCCTGCCAAACACGTTCGGCGATGCGTCCTCGCTTAATCTCGTCACGGAGTACGCCTGTCCGCAGGGTCAGGTCGTGTCCGAGCCGGACTGTGTGCCGTGTGCCGTCGGAACGTTCTACAACACAACCAGCAAGACCTGTCTGCCGTGTCCGGAAGGATCGTACCAGCCCGAGATTGGTCAGATACAGTGCAAGAGCTGTCCGAAGATTGCGGGACGTCCGGGCGTAACGGCCCTGAATGGCGCCAGATCAGCCGTCGAATGTAAAG AACGATGTGCTGCCGGTAAGTATCTGGACACTGTTACCGGACTTTGCCAACCGTGCGGCTTCGGTTACTATCAGCCGAACGAAGGTTCGTTCTCGTGCGAGATTTGCGGCCTTGGACGGACGACCCGCACACCGGAAGCGACCAGCAAGAGCGAGTGTCGCGATGAGTGTAGCTCCGGCATGCAGCTCGGTCTGGAGGGTAAGTGTGAACCATGTCCGCGGGGTACTTACCGCAAGCAGGGAGTGCACGCTTCCTGTCTCGCCTGTCCCAACGGACGCACGACGGCCAAACTTGGATCTTCCAACGTGGAGGAATGCTCGCTGCCGATCTGCTCGCCCGGAACGTATCTGAACGGCACGCTGAACGTGTGCGTCGAATGTCGCAAGGGTTTCTACCAGTCGGAGTACCAGCAGACGTCTTGTATCCCGTGTCCACCGAACCACACCACTCGAAGCACCGCTGCG aacaacaaaaacgaatGTATTAACCCGTGCGAGGATGTGTCGGATGGATCGCCAAGGTGTGACCCGAACGCGTTCTGCATACTGATCCCGGAAACGTCCGACTTCAAGTGTGAATGTAAACCAGGCTTCAACGGTACCGGAATGGAATGTTCGG ACATGTGCAATGGTTTCTGTGAAAACTCTGGTCATTGTGTGAAGGACGCCAAGGGTCTACCGTCGTGCCGCTGCAAGGGATCGTTTACGGGCACCAAGTGTACGGAGCGGTCCGAGTTTGCTTACATTGCCGGTGGCGTTGCAGCTACCGTCATCTTCATAATACTCATCGTACTACTGATCTGGATGATTTGTGCGCG AGCCAATCGCAAACGAGATCCGAAGAAGATCATCTCACCAGCTGCGGACCAGACCGGTTCGCAGGTTAACTTCTACTACGGAGCGCACACGCCATATGCCGAAAGTATTGCTCCATCGCATCACAGCACGTACGCGCACTACtacgacgacgaggaggacggTTGGGAGATGCCCAACTTCTACAATGAAACGTATCTTAAAGATG ATCAATTCATCGGTGTTCAAGGTGCCAACGGAAAGCTTAATTCGTTGGCTCGATCCAATGCATCGTTGTACGGTACGAAGGACGATCTGTACGATCGGCTAAAACGTCACGCTTATACCGGTAAAAAAG aCAAAAGTGACACGGACAGTGAGGAGCATTAA